The following are encoded together in the Culex pipiens pallens isolate TS chromosome 1, TS_CPP_V2, whole genome shotgun sequence genome:
- the LOC120417085 gene encoding uncharacterized protein LOC120417085: protein MLKQAVNPRPDAGCDFNPGQVSAVGELDVCAQVYQHNCSLDSEDNRFHWRHLKLFEALKNGAKCRTTTTRSRRGRGIRNGTRPAVGIDSVALIWRGYLLGCDRDLGLIGWVISLLGTSFWDLTLPIVTRRSLSPGGTEFISFLHVCHK, encoded by the exons ATGCTCAAACAAGCCGTAAATCCTAGACCCGACGCTGGCTGCGACTTCAACCCCGGACAGGTCTCTGCGGTGGGGGAGTTGGACGTGTGCGCACAGGTGTACCAACATAATTGCAG TCTCGACAGCGAAGATAACCGGTTCCATTGGAGGCATTTGAAGTTGTTTGAAGCCCTGAAGAACGGAGCAAAATGTAGAACAACAACTACCCGGAGTCGGCGTGGTCGGGGCATTCGAAACGGAACGCGACCCGCGGTGGGAATTGATAGTGTCGCGCTTATCTGGCGAGGTTATCTGCTGGGCTGCGATAGGGATTTGGGACTTATCGGTTGGGTAATTTCGCTTTTAGGCACCTCATTTTGGGACTTGACACTGCCAATCGTAACGAGGCGTTCACTATCTCCCGGTGGAACTGAATTCATTAGCTTTCTTCACGTTTGTCACAAATAG